ttttcatgctttacaattttccggGTTTTTTTGGGCTCTATTGTGAAAAAatagcatgtgattcacaaataaaaaaaccgtagttaaattgatcaaaatccctggttgtaatactcagttacgtgaacaaagggttggaggCTGAATATTTTAACAAGGCACTGTACATGATTAGAGGTACAAAGTCGGGTGGCTGGCCTTTGTCCTAATGTTAGCCGTGTTTATCACATCTGCTGATTTGAAGAGTTTGCACCTGCTAATTCAGCCTTACACTCAGTGACCAAGTCAATTTTGAATTCTGTATTGAAAGCAAATGAAAGGAGATGACAAGGCAACAGGACAAACAGGATGAATAATGAGCAGCTTGTAGGTTCTGCAGTCTCAACACATGCTGTAGAATGTTTGTGATAACATAATTCTAGCCAGAAAAAGTCCcaaaaatacagaagcaaaaaCAAAACTGATGCTGGTTCTTGCAATGGCAGTCTCTGCAATAAGTCAGTAATAGTGCTGACATAGGCAATAATAGGTGTCACTAATCTCCAATCAATGCACTTGAATACAGGACATTCAGGATGAATCTTTCAAGATAAGCAAAAGTGAACTCAGCCTCTCAGACTTAGTGATTGATCTAAAAACAGTGCTAAAGCCACGTCCCAAACCAGATATTAGTCCCTCAGAAATACTAAATGCTCAACACAAGCTGATTATGCAGTTAGTTCCTGGACTAAtcaaaattgaaaaaaaacacaagaagcTTAGTGTAGAAATTCACTTTCAGGGCTCTTTAAAACATATTTGTTCCATTTGACATTTGACATCAGAACTGCAACCACCAACAAAAACGTTAAACCAATTctattaaaaatgtgcaattaAGTTCAAAAGGCTCTTAAATTTATAACATTTTGGATGAATTAATTAAAATTAGGAAATGAGTTCATGGCAAAATTAAACCCAATTCAAAATTTCCAATTGTCATTAGATGGGATGGCACAGGAGTGCAggggttagtgtaacactattacagcaccagcaacccaggttcaattctgccactatctgtaaggagtttgtgcattttccctgtgaatatatgggtttcctccagatctttggtttcttcccacattccaaagacttatttgttgattggttaattgggcagtgcagactcattgggctgggAGAGCCTGTAACTGTGCTATAACtctaaatgaaaacaaaaacaatagAACCATAGGGGAGGCTATGTTTAATAATGTTTTCTGAGAAGGATCCACTAAACAATTAATTTAATTCTACAAATTTGACATTCCCCAGAAAGGTATGATCTAATCTCGAATTTGTAAAGATATCATAACCCTGAGTAGGTAACTGGCAATTTGAAAGGTTAAACAGTTTAGAAGCTTTCCAAGCTCAGTTAAATTTACATTTGTTCCTTGCATTCATACATAAAAAATAATTAGTTATCAATTCTAGTTGGCTCCATTGGCAAATTTGTTGTGATGTATGAAACTAAGTTAGATCAGAGAGAGCAGCTGAATTATGCAAGCACAGAGATGCACTTTGTCTGCATTATTCAGTAGTCTGCCATGGATTCACCCAGGCCAGGAATATGTCAACACAAAACCTGGCTCATATACAATAGTTGGACACCACACGAACTCACCCCAACCCCTCCAGAAAGAGTTTGGTAAAATCTAAATCTAAAGCCAAAGTCCTGAGCCTAAAGTAGTTCTAAACCTGAGCAGTTTTCACATAGGTTGAGGAACTGATACAGCACATGCTCAAGTAATCACCTCTTTCTCTGTTTTCAAAGAGTATTATTTACTAAAACAGTTTTCATTGTCTATAATTACAAGAAgtagaaaagaaaaacaatgcaATTTCTGCTCCCATCATTTTAGAGAAATATAGTTTCAGTAAACCAAAATAAATGAATACTAATAAAAAGTTCCTTCTCTTAGCTTAATGTGTAAAACAATTCATTCATCTTTATTATAAGGTAATTGCAGCCTGTCAAACTGCCCCAAGCAAAGTCAGTTTGAAACAGTGATTAAAATGAGTGACATTTCTATATTCAAGAATAGATTGTCCTTTATTTCAATCCCTACCAACATGGTTAAAACCTATGGTAGGAAAGGCAAAATTAGGTTTAAATTTCACACTGGGGCAGTATTATGAGCTTCCTCAGTCCAGCTTTACAGTGTGAATCGATGGCCATTTTGTACATGTCCATTACTCACAGATATAAAATTACACAATGCAGCTGGAGCATAACAGCAGACAAAGCCATTAGTCTTTTCATAAAAATCTATATCAAAAAGTGACTCACAGTCCATCTCTGAGCTCTTGTGTATCATTAGGTGTCCCCAGAGCTTGCAAACTCTTCTCTAAGGAAGTCACTGCAAAAGAATGGTGAGGATTAATGAGAAGACGAGGTTGAAACACTAGGCTGCTGAAAGGTCAGACGCTTCCATAACACTAGCCTTTAAGCTTTTGCATGATCGAGAAAAGATTTATTAATGTAATATATTTGATAACCAACAATTTCACATTTCTGTTTTCACTGGATTAAAATTGATCTTCAGGGTGTATTTACCTCAAACTGACCCACAGGACATAGCCGGTAAACTGTAAGGTTATTATGAGAAAGACTGTACACAGTGCAAGTAAACATGGAGTTTAATGAGATGAACATCCAATTTCAATCCTTGCAGTTCCTACTTTTTTTAAGAATTGTAAAAATGTTACATTTCAACAAAGGTTCTCTTCTTCACATTTCTATCCACAAATCCAGAAAGTATTTTCATGCAAAGAATTTAACTGCTAAATAATTTAAATTAATAAATTGCTTCTAAACCATGAGACATCCAAAGTGGTTTCATCAACTAAGTCCTCAGATCATCAAGGCCAATTTTAGTTACTTCAGTGAAGGAGAGCTCTGTAGCCATAATATTTAGGCGCCTTCTTTAATTTTAGCTCTTATAAACCGCAAGGCTATGGTTCAGGAGTCAATGAGTGGGATAAAGCCACAGTAAGTTGGTCTTTTACTCTGCACCAGCATGGACATGATGGACTGAGTAGTCTCTTTCTGCATGGCTGAGAGGAAACATAAATGGCACCGCAACTACTATCATCCTGAGAGGAAACAGCAGGCTCTTGTCTCATCAAATCATTGCCAGTCCCTGGGAAGTGCCTTCTGAGGTATAGTAATGATCACTCATGGCATGTAATGCCTAACAGCGTTCTCAGGTCACATGGCAGCAAAATGTGCCTGCATAATTGATGCCTGAGCTTCCACTGTAGTACTCAAATGATGGAGAGCTTCTGCTTGCTCTAACTCATTGATCGTCAAATGCTACATGATGTTTGGGCCTGTAAGTGTGGAAACAGAACTAGCCATCACTTCCACACTGAAAGAATGGGCACCAAGGTCTGATCCGAGCCCACACTTTGCCACTTCATACAGGTCTCCTTGCAGCCATGCACACTTACCAAGTATTGCAGGATATACCTAAACAGCCTTTCCCTACAGGCTAGCCTACTGAAATACTTTTCAATGTCCTCTACATTGTGGAAACAGTGGGTAACTGTGAGAAATAACTCACACCatgagtctcagcaaactgcaaagcggcaaagctttatttttcacgagtctgcagagtcggacccaaaactgctccagcagtattgagcccagagcattacatttcatttccttttatacagtttcaagtaggttatcacgtgtccctcagttgctgtatcattcctacaattattcatagtcagctccactctccccctccccacaggcttgtacatttcgggggtcacatacacattttctcatatcctctgtccttggagttagccatccgcagagccatgtctgccaagttttcaaaacactcatcggccttggagttagccacaagagtacagcttatctccatctgtttcatccacctccgctctcagctcctagcttaatgactcccttttagttcttcatgattaccacaaggtacagattgtacctatacagttttgcaagaatcttatatccttatttagcaatgtgtcagcatatgttttgtaagcttagatcttagcacagtctaaccttaaccctttcacttcttacaattccaccctttttctttttagagTGTGCTAAGGATTTGTCCAGGGATTCCACTCTTCCAGTTCTCTGCCTCGTTGCAACAGCATTTTAGCCGGGTCAGCTGGGTTCCCTGGCTGCATTACCTGTACTACTACTCGCGTTATTAATGCTCTCAAGCAGGGTATTAAGCATGGTAATATGATTATCATTATGAGTATTCCGCCAAATATTAACAGGGCTATTCGCCACCAGCTTCCTCCCAGCAGACTATCCAGCCAACTCAGGTTCCCTAAGGATCTCCAAGTTTGTACTGGCACATGGGCCaacttccgaattttgtcggatattttcaacactgcctttccattatcatttatctttaggcaacagtttgtcagattgaactttccacagacccctccctcggaggccaataggtaatccaatgCTAATCGATTTTGGTATATGGCTGTTCTCATCTGgctttgctgctcagccagcaATTCCAGAGCCAATGCGGTTTGGTTGGTGATCACCTCTACTACAGCTTGTAGGCGTATTATTCGATTTAACATATATACCGGGGTTCGGTAACCCcatgacccatcctgggcccaagttGCTGGTCCGTAATATTCAATGATGCGTGCTGGAGGCCACTCGtcgccccattctcccacctttatctcccgctTCTCCCTTCTCAGTGAGTCAAATAACTTGATTCCCAATTCCCTATCTTCATCCTGGGGTAGGAGGAAGAACTCTGGCCTTATAAGGCCTAAgaaacaaactcctccccatcctttcgGCAATTTGGTGTATGCCTGATTCCCACAAATCCAGAACAGACCTTCTGGGACAAATCCTCCTTTCCTTGCTTTCCGCCAGGCTTTCCAAACACTGGGAATTCCTTCGTACGGGTTATGCCCACTGCAATTCCAGATTCCCGAATTGTTTCCCATAGCCGTACAATTGTCCTTTGCCCCTTTAGTTATGTACCAAGTCGGCTCCTCGGGCCACCAAGTggcattattttttgttttagccAACTTTATACTCTGACATGGGCTTTCTCCTACTTTCACCTTCCCTTTTCTTTCCACACATACTTGTCCTTCCGGATAGTTTGTTAACTTCCATTCTTGCGTCCTCCCAGTCCTTTTCTTATCCCAATCATGAGCCAATAGCTCCCACACACTCAAACTCTCACCTATCCATGGCCATTGCTCGCTCATGTGGGGTCCCCCACAAACCCATCAGTCACTTACATTTAAACTTGTAGCTATTCGAGTTGCTAAGTCTATAAACAGGTTTTCCTTCATTTCCGGTCTTGTTTTTCCATAGGTtccccattcttctctgactccaccaaactctgcccttcctttttctttcctttcacatATCCCTTCTGTCTCAGGGCATGTACTTTCTCGTACACTCCaacttctcccttctcctttttcttctctcacTGATCCACCGGGGTATCCCCTGTTCTTTCTCAGGGTATATTTTATTCCTCCCTCTTcacattcctctttttcttttccataacATTGGTCATTTACATGTGAATGTGACACAAGGGCCCCGGGtcgttcttttcctttctccaaaaCTCGGTTCctacacttgtcacatttcccttctatttttcccacatacagaattaaatatattacagtcaataatgtaacagtccacattgagttcatttttgttgccttttcagtttcaccaccaacggttcttcactgggaacacaggtccactccgtGTGTCCCTCAGGCTTAACTGGTCCCTTTATTCTGGATGCGTGGGTCCACCCTTTCTCTTTTGTTCGTACGGCCGCCTCGGTGGTtaacaggacctggaaagggccttcccactgtggttgtaacttctccggcttccaggtccgtaccagaacccaatctccaggcacgatctgatgtaaagcaaagtcgagcggcggagtctgggccaagagacccttcttccgcagttctgcaaaggaacgagatagtgccagtaaatagttccttataaaaatatcacccccttgtagcgtggggtacccttctaccttattccaatacgggagtccaaacagcatttcatagGGGGAGATTCCTATATCCTTCCTGGGTGCTGTTCGGATTCTTAACAGGGCGATggggagaca
This sequence is a window from Hemitrygon akajei chromosome 1, sHemAka1.3, whole genome shotgun sequence. Protein-coding genes within it:
- the LOC140728940 gene encoding endogenous retrovirus group 3 member 1 Env polyprotein-like — translated: MSEQWPWIGESLSVWELLAHDWDKKRTGRTQEWKLTNYPEGQVCVERKGKVKVGESPCQSIKLAKTKNNATWWPEEPTWYITKGAKDNCTAMGNNSGIWNCSGHNPYEGIPSVWKAWRKARKGGFVPEGLFWICGNQAYTKLPKGWGGVCFLGLIRPEFFLLPQDEDRELGIKLFDSLRREKREIKVGEWGDEWPPARIIEYYGPATWAQDGSWGYRTPVYMLNRIIRLQAVVEVITNQTALALELLAEQQSQMRTAIYQNRLALDYLLASEGGVCGKFNLTNCCLKINDNGKAVLKISDKIRKLAHVPVQTWRSLGNLSWLDSLLGGSWWRIALLIFGGILIMIIILPCLIPCLRALITRVVVQVMQPGNPADPAKMLLQRGRELEEWNPWTNP